A window from Mycteria americana isolate JAX WOST 10 ecotype Jacksonville Zoo and Gardens unplaced genomic scaffold, USCA_MyAme_1.0 Scaffold_43, whole genome shotgun sequence encodes these proteins:
- the MARK4 gene encoding MAP/microtubule affinity-regulating kinase 4 isoform X1: MSSRSALAAGNERNADTLTGLGGSRSEKGSAWSSRSLGARCRNSIASCPEEQPHIGNYRLLRTIGKGNFAKVKLARHILTGREVAIKIIDKTQLNPTSLQKLFREVRIMKGLNHPNIVKLFEVIETEKTLYLVMEYASAGEVFDYLVSHGRMKEKEARAKFRQIVSAVHYCHQKNIVHRDLKAENLLLDADANIKIADFGFSNEFTLGSKLDTFCGSPPYAAPELFQGKKYDGPEVDIWSLGVILYTLVSGSLPFDGHNLKELRERVLRGKYRVPFYMSTDCENILRRFLVLNPAKRCTLEQIMKDKWINIGYEGDELKPYKEPEEDFGDAKRIEVMVGMGYTREEIKESLSNQKYNEVTATYLLLGRKNEVEAGESRTGSSLSLARVRAPSEAANGTGKASSHGKSQRGATTYHRQRRHSDFCGPSPVPMHPKRSPTSAGDAELKEERMPARKASCSVVGSGRGMPPSSPMVSSANNPNKSEIPDRHKDGAINTNNLPSSVMARRNTYVCTERPGADRHSLLQNGKENSSVAGRVPPASPSSHSIAAASSERARLARGTTVRSTFHGGQVRDRRTGGGPNGPPASPTLAPEASPLPQSRSRATSNLFSKLTSKLTRRVADEPERIGGPALTSCHLPWDQKEAEPRLLRCPWHVKVTSARPAEAVMAALRQATLSAGCRARQPQPFLLSCTHDRGPSEHFCHFEAEVCRLQRLGLHGVLFRRLAGTAGAFRATLARVAGQLQL, translated from the exons ATGTCTTCGCGCTCCGCCCTGGCGGCGGGGAACGAGCGGAACGCGGACACA ctcacGGGCCTGGGGGGCAGTCGCTCGGAGAAGGGCTCGGCCTGGTCCAGCCGCTCGCTGGGCGCCCGCTGCCGCAACTCCATCGCCTCCTGTCCCGAGGAGCAGCCCCACATCGGCAACTACCGCCTGCTGCGCACCATCGGCAAGGGCAACTTCGCCAAGGTCAAGCTGGCCCGGCACATTCTCACCGGCCGTGAG GTGGCCATAAAAATCATCGACAAGACACAGCTGAACCCCACCAGCCTCCAGAAG CTCTTCCGGGAAGTTCGCATTATGAAGGGGCTGAACCACCCCAATATTG TGAAACTGTTTGAGGTCATCGAGACGGAGAAGACGCTGTACCTGGTGATGGAGTACgccagcgctg GCGAAGTGTTCGACTACCTCGTGTCCCACGGGAGGATGAAGGAGAAGGAGGCGCGGGCCAAGTTCAGACAg ATCGTCTCGGCTGTGCACTACTGCCACCAGAAAAACATCGTCCACCGGGACCTTAAG GCGGAGAACCTGCTGCTGGACGCCGACGCCAACATCAAGATCGCCGACTTCGGGTTCAGCAATGAGTTCACGCTGGGCTCCAAGCTGGACACCTTCTGCGGGTCCCCCCCGTACGCCGCCCCCGAGCTCTTCCAGGGCAAGAAGTACGATGGCCCCGAGGTCGACATCTGGAGCCTGGGCGTCATCCTCTACACCCTGGTCAGCGGCTCCCTGCCCTTTGATGGCCACAACCTCAAg GAGCTGCGGGAGCGGGTGCTGCGGGGCAAGTACCGGGTGCCCTTTTACATGTCGACCGACTGTGAGAACATCCTGCGCCGGTTCCTGGTCCTGAACCCGGCCAAGCGCTGCACCCTCGAG caaaTCATGAAGGACAAGTGGATCAACATTGGCTACGAGGGCGACGAGCTGAAGCCCTACAAGGAGCCTGAGGAGGACTTTGGGGATGCCAAGCGCATCG AGGTGATGGTGGGCATGGGCTACACCCGGGAGGAGATCAAGGAGTCCCTGAGCAACCAGAAGTACAACGAGGTGACGGCCACCTACCTCCTGCTGGGCAGGAAGAATGAG GTGGAGGCAGGTGAGTCACGTACGGGCAGCAGCCTCTCCCTGGCCCGGGTGCGGGCACCCAGCGAGGCGGCCAACGGCACCGGCAAGGCGTCCTCGCACGGCAAGAGCCAGCGTGGTGCCACTACCTACCACCGGCAGCGGCGGCACAGCGACTTCT GCGGCCCCTCGCCGGTGCCCATGCACCCCAAGCGCAGCCCCACCAGCGCGGGCGACGCGGAGCTGAAGGAGGAGCGCATGCCCGCCCGCAAGGCCAGCTGCAGCGTGGTGGGCAGCGGGCGCGGGatgcccccctccagccccatggTCAGCAGCGCCAACAACCCCAACAAGTCTGAGATCCCCGACCGGCACAAGGACGGTGCCATCAACACG AACAACCTTCCCTCGAGTGTGATGGCGCGCAGGAACACCTACGTCTGCACCGAGCGCCCGGGTGCCGACCGCCACTCGCTGCTGCAGAACGGCAAGGAGAACAG ctccGTCGCCGGCCGGGTGCCCCCGGCGTCACCCTCCAGCCACAGCATTGCCGCCGCCTCCTCGGAGCGGGCCCGCCTGGCGCGGGGCACTACCGTCCGCAGCACCTTCCACGGCGGGCAAGTGCGGGATCGGCGAACGGGGGGGGGTCCCAACGGGCCCCCCGCCTCCCCGACGCTGGCACCCGAGGCCTCGCCGCTGCCCCAGAGCCGCTCGCGGGCCACCTCCAACCTCTTCAGCAAGCTGACCTCCAAGCTGACCCGCAG ggtcGCAGACGAACCTGAGAGAATCGGGGGACCTGCGCTCACAAG TTGCCATCTACCTTGGGATCAAAAGGAAGCCGAACCCCGGCTGCTCCGATGCCCCTGGCATGTGAAGGTGACGAGTGCTCGGCCGGCCGAGGCGGTGATGGCGGCACTGCGGCAGGCCACCCTCTCGGCCGGCTGCCGTGcgcgccagccccagcccttcctgctctcctgcaccCACGACCGGGGCCCCAGCGAGCACTTCTGCCATTTTGAGGCCGAGGTTTGCCGGCTCCAGCGCCTCGGCCTCCACGGCGTGCTCTTCCGGCGCCTGGCCGGCACTGCTGGCGCTTTCCGTGCCACCTTGGCACGTGTGGCCGGTCAGCTCCAGCTCTAG
- the EXOC3L2 gene encoding exocyst complex component 3-like protein 2: protein MEGHWHRDCGTWGHGTTRGTGHREMGTCAVGHGWPRVPSGHPWVPPRKVLEILELIQRRELVAADEQIIALEAECVASSPSPSPVPTAGRQARDVALLYEALLAQLWAVVGEAVPAGRPYPPLRSVIRVLEQEEVADRRHPPGTPGRPRALRRRWQEAVGRAAGERLAQVAPAAGLGARLAALAARLVGDLGAVRCHVAPAYPPEYGAFGVYARGYHRALAQQLGALAQRPLTVPDLYLLLDWHSNAYPREVLGHPEVGTLLQAQALGPLLPPETQRGLESSCIAAVKWALRWHWNGYEGGTGMGTQWALRWHWNGYEGGTGMGTQWALRWHWNGFQRKVERFLEAPGEATPPDSATGRAIALVNCCPPFRTFAERLAQFGHPESEEPRRQAHTALDKVTRLCNHVLTQRLFEDLKPYFNKLMKRKWLTSSDAFDTIVMLITSFTQKLRPLRPEPYQVLVSEVHRRVLIEYVRPLLQVRLVCTSAKMRARVAARLGDEARQLRELFSRLDSASPWLDSVVPRLRELLVLEDTAALQMEVGVLVRDFPDVRRKHVAAVLDVRGLRGQTARQEILGVVQDLEQSEAEPGLPRQRAFFSELAVAREVRCLPFHLPRLARLSRLRLRRPHPQRPGQARL, encoded by the exons ATGGAGGGACACTGGCATAGGGAttgtgggacatggggacatgggaccaCGAGGGGCACGGGACATCGTGAGATGGGGACGTGCGCCGTGGGCCACGGGTGGCCTCGGGTGCCATCAGGACACCCATGGGTTCCCCCCCGCAAAGTGCTGGAGATCCTGGAGCTGATCCAGCGGCGGGAGCTGGTGGCGGCCGACGAGCAGATCATCGCGCTGGAGGCGGAGTGCGTGgcctcgtccccgtccccgtcgcCCGTCCCTACAGCTGGGCGGCAGGCGCGGGACGTGGCACTGCTTTACGAGGCGCTGCTGGCGCAGCTCTGGGCAGTGGTGGGTGAAGCGGTGCCTGCCGGGCGCCCTTACCCCCCCTTGCGCTCCGTGATccgggtgctggagcaggaggaggtggccgATCGCCGGCACCCACCGGGCACCCCGGGGCGCCCACGGGCCCTCCGGCGCCGCTGGCAGGAGGCGGTGGGACGGGCGGCGGGCGAGAGGTTGGCGCAGGTGGCACCCGCCGCCGGGTTGGGTGCCCGGTTGGCAGCGCTGGCAGCTCGGTTGGTGGGTGATCTGGGGGCCGTGCGGTGCCACGTGGCGCCTGCGTACCCCCCCGAGTACGGCGCCTTCGGGGTCTACGCCCGCGGGTACCACCGGGCGCTGGCGCAGCAGCTGGGCGCGCTGGCGCAGAGACCCCTCACCGTGCCCGACCTCTACCTGCTGCTCGACTGGCACAGCAACGCCTACCCCAG ggaggtgctggggcacCCTGAGGTGGGGACCCTGCTGCAGGCGCAGGCGCtggggcccctcctgccccccgagACGCAGCGTGGCCTCGAGAGCTCCTGCATTGCTGCCGTCAAG TGGGCACTGCGGTGGCACTGGAATGGGTACGAGGGTGGCACTGGGATGGGAACGCAGTGGGCACTGCGGTGGCACTGGAATGGGTACGAGGGTGGCACTGGGATGGGAACGCAGTGGGCACTGCGGTGGCACTGGAATGG TTTCCAGCGGAAGGTGGAGCGGTTCCTGGAGGCCCCCGGCGAAGCCACCCCGCCTGACAGTGCCACCGGCCGGGCCATCGCTCTGGTCAACTGCTGCCCCCCCTTCAG GACCTTTGCCGAGCGCCTGGCACAGTTTGGGCACCCGGAGAGCGAGGAGCCCCGGCGCCAGGCCCACACCGCCCTGGACAAGGTGACCCGGCTCTGCAACCACGTCCTCACCCAGCGCCTCTTCGAGGACCTCAAG ccctaCTTCAACAAGCTAATGAAGCGCAAGTGGCTGACGAGCTCTGACGCCTTCGACACCATCGTGATGCTCATCACCAGCTTCACCCAGAAGCTGCGCCCGCTGCGCCCCGAGCCCTACCAG GTGCTGGTGAGCGAGGTGCACCGGCGGGTGCTCATCGAGTACGTGCGGCCGCTGCTGCAGGTGCGCTTGGTCTGCACCTCGGCCAAGATGCGCGCCCGAGTGGCCGCCCGCCTCGGGGACGAAGCCCGCCAGCTCCGCGAGCTCTTCAGCCGCTTG GATTCGGCCTCGCCCTGGCTGGATTCGGTGGTGCCACGGTTgagggagctgctggtgctggaggaCACCGCGGCGCTGCAGATGGAGGTGGGCGTCCTGGTGAGGGACTTCCCTGACGTCCG GCGGAAGCACGTGGCAGCGGTGCTGGAcgtgcgggggctgcggggccagaCGGCTCGGCAGGAGATCCTGGGGGTGGTGCAGGACCTGGAGCAGAGCGAGGCCGAGCCGGGGCTGCCGCGCCAACGCGCCTTCTTCTCCGAGCTGGCCGTGGCCCGCGAGGTGCGATGCCTGCCCTTCCACCTGCCACGCCTGGCGCGCCTCTCCCGCCTCCGCTTGCGCCGTCCGCACCCCCAGCGCCCCGGCCAGGCGCGGCTCTGA
- the MARK4 gene encoding MAP/microtubule affinity-regulating kinase 4 isoform X2 produces MSSRSALAAGNERNADTLTGLGGSRSEKGSAWSSRSLGARCRNSIASCPEEQPHIGNYRLLRTIGKGNFAKVKLARHILTGREVAIKIIDKTQLNPTSLQKLFREVRIMKGLNHPNIVKLFEVIETEKTLYLVMEYASAGEVFDYLVSHGRMKEKEARAKFRQIVSAVHYCHQKNIVHRDLKAENLLLDADANIKIADFGFSNEFTLGSKLDTFCGSPPYAAPELFQGKKYDGPEVDIWSLGVILYTLVSGSLPFDGHNLKELRERVLRGKYRVPFYMSTDCENILRRFLVLNPAKRCTLEQIMKDKWINIGYEGDELKPYKEPEEDFGDAKRIEVMVGMGYTREEIKESLSNQKYNEVTATYLLLGRKNEVEAGESRTGSSLSLARVRAPSEAANGTGKASSHGKSQRGATTYHRQRRHSDFCGPSPVPMHPKRSPTSAGDAELKEERMPARKASCSVVGSGRGMPPSSPMVSSANNPNKSEIPDRHKDGAINTNNLPSSVMARRNTYVCTERPGADRHSLLQNGKENSSVAGRVPPASPSSHSIAAASSERARLARGTTVRSTFHGGQVRDRRTGGGPNGPPASPTLAPEASPLPQSRSRATSNLFSKLTSKLTRRVTLDPSKRQSSNRCVSGTPTPPGAKIRSQTNLRESGDLRSQVAIYLGIKRKPNPGCSDAPGM; encoded by the exons ATGTCTTCGCGCTCCGCCCTGGCGGCGGGGAACGAGCGGAACGCGGACACA ctcacGGGCCTGGGGGGCAGTCGCTCGGAGAAGGGCTCGGCCTGGTCCAGCCGCTCGCTGGGCGCCCGCTGCCGCAACTCCATCGCCTCCTGTCCCGAGGAGCAGCCCCACATCGGCAACTACCGCCTGCTGCGCACCATCGGCAAGGGCAACTTCGCCAAGGTCAAGCTGGCCCGGCACATTCTCACCGGCCGTGAG GTGGCCATAAAAATCATCGACAAGACACAGCTGAACCCCACCAGCCTCCAGAAG CTCTTCCGGGAAGTTCGCATTATGAAGGGGCTGAACCACCCCAATATTG TGAAACTGTTTGAGGTCATCGAGACGGAGAAGACGCTGTACCTGGTGATGGAGTACgccagcgctg GCGAAGTGTTCGACTACCTCGTGTCCCACGGGAGGATGAAGGAGAAGGAGGCGCGGGCCAAGTTCAGACAg ATCGTCTCGGCTGTGCACTACTGCCACCAGAAAAACATCGTCCACCGGGACCTTAAG GCGGAGAACCTGCTGCTGGACGCCGACGCCAACATCAAGATCGCCGACTTCGGGTTCAGCAATGAGTTCACGCTGGGCTCCAAGCTGGACACCTTCTGCGGGTCCCCCCCGTACGCCGCCCCCGAGCTCTTCCAGGGCAAGAAGTACGATGGCCCCGAGGTCGACATCTGGAGCCTGGGCGTCATCCTCTACACCCTGGTCAGCGGCTCCCTGCCCTTTGATGGCCACAACCTCAAg GAGCTGCGGGAGCGGGTGCTGCGGGGCAAGTACCGGGTGCCCTTTTACATGTCGACCGACTGTGAGAACATCCTGCGCCGGTTCCTGGTCCTGAACCCGGCCAAGCGCTGCACCCTCGAG caaaTCATGAAGGACAAGTGGATCAACATTGGCTACGAGGGCGACGAGCTGAAGCCCTACAAGGAGCCTGAGGAGGACTTTGGGGATGCCAAGCGCATCG AGGTGATGGTGGGCATGGGCTACACCCGGGAGGAGATCAAGGAGTCCCTGAGCAACCAGAAGTACAACGAGGTGACGGCCACCTACCTCCTGCTGGGCAGGAAGAATGAG GTGGAGGCAGGTGAGTCACGTACGGGCAGCAGCCTCTCCCTGGCCCGGGTGCGGGCACCCAGCGAGGCGGCCAACGGCACCGGCAAGGCGTCCTCGCACGGCAAGAGCCAGCGTGGTGCCACTACCTACCACCGGCAGCGGCGGCACAGCGACTTCT GCGGCCCCTCGCCGGTGCCCATGCACCCCAAGCGCAGCCCCACCAGCGCGGGCGACGCGGAGCTGAAGGAGGAGCGCATGCCCGCCCGCAAGGCCAGCTGCAGCGTGGTGGGCAGCGGGCGCGGGatgcccccctccagccccatggTCAGCAGCGCCAACAACCCCAACAAGTCTGAGATCCCCGACCGGCACAAGGACGGTGCCATCAACACG AACAACCTTCCCTCGAGTGTGATGGCGCGCAGGAACACCTACGTCTGCACCGAGCGCCCGGGTGCCGACCGCCACTCGCTGCTGCAGAACGGCAAGGAGAACAG ctccGTCGCCGGCCGGGTGCCCCCGGCGTCACCCTCCAGCCACAGCATTGCCGCCGCCTCCTCGGAGCGGGCCCGCCTGGCGCGGGGCACTACCGTCCGCAGCACCTTCCACGGCGGGCAAGTGCGGGATCGGCGAACGGGGGGGGGTCCCAACGGGCCCCCCGCCTCCCCGACGCTGGCACCCGAGGCCTCGCCGCTGCCCCAGAGCCGCTCGCGGGCCACCTCCAACCTCTTCAGCAAGCTGACCTCCAAGCTGACCCGCAG gGTCACTCTTGACCCCTCTAAGCGGCAGAGCTCTAATAGGTGCGTCTCGGGCACCCCCACGCCTCCAGGAGCCAAAATCA ggtcGCAGACGAACCTGAGAGAATCGGGGGACCTGCGCTCACAAG TTGCCATCTACCTTGGGATCAAAAGGAAGCCGAACCCCGGCTGCTCCGATGCCCCTGGCATGTGA